A window from Mycolicibacterium tokaiense encodes these proteins:
- a CDS encoding anti-sigma factor yields MTSPESDVMDLAVPYALHALSDDERDAVDAEVARAGREAAFYDEVRAVREAMAHLSAATATEPPAHLRDAVLSAASADNVRALPRRNWRQAVLAGAAALVIGLGALGAGLALRPAPAPSTTEQIFAAPDVRTVSGELPGGGQATLVFSHERDAAYLVMNNVPPPSTGTVYQMWLLHDGQATSAGTMDAASVSPSTTAVVPDLGDSTELAFTVEPGTGSEQPTSEPFASLPLT; encoded by the coding sequence ATGACCAGCCCCGAATCAGACGTGATGGACCTCGCGGTCCCCTACGCACTGCATGCGCTCAGCGACGACGAACGCGACGCGGTGGACGCCGAGGTGGCCCGCGCCGGGCGGGAAGCGGCGTTCTACGACGAGGTACGCGCGGTGCGCGAGGCCATGGCCCATCTGTCGGCGGCGACCGCAACCGAACCACCGGCGCATCTGCGGGACGCGGTGCTGTCCGCCGCTTCCGCCGACAATGTCCGCGCCCTGCCCCGCCGTAACTGGCGGCAGGCGGTGCTGGCGGGCGCTGCGGCGTTGGTGATCGGGCTCGGTGCCCTCGGCGCCGGGCTGGCACTGCGGCCGGCTCCCGCGCCGTCGACCACCGAGCAGATCTTCGCCGCCCCCGACGTCCGCACGGTCTCCGGTGAACTGCCCGGCGGCGGGCAGGCCACCCTGGTGTTCTCCCATGAGCGGGACGCGGCCTACCTGGTGATGAACAACGTGCCGCCGCCGTCGACGGGCACCGTTTACCAGATGTGGCTGCTGCACGACGGCCAGGCGACCTCGGCGGGCACGATGGATGCCGCGTCGGTGTCGCCGTCCACCACGGCCGTGGTTCCCGACCTGGGCGACTCGACCGAGCTCGCGTTCACCGTCGAACCCGGCACCGGCTCGGAGCAACCGACCAGCGAGCCGTTCGCCAGCCTGCCGCTCACCTGA
- a CDS encoding sigma-70 family RNA polymerase sigma factor — MLVTDLDVLLRRVARGDADAFAQFYDLTRSRVYGLVTRVLRDPGYSEETTQDVYLQVWRSAGNFDPAAGSALSWLMTLAHRRAVDRVRSEQAATTRESRYGAANVELASDNVSDAVISREERQEVVSCLDGLTDLQRECIQMAYYDGLTYVQVSEKLSANLATVKSRMRDALRGLRNCLGVR, encoded by the coding sequence ATGCTCGTGACGGACCTCGACGTGCTGCTGCGCCGAGTGGCTCGCGGCGACGCCGATGCCTTCGCGCAGTTCTACGATCTCACCCGGTCTCGGGTATACGGCCTGGTCACACGGGTTCTTCGGGATCCCGGGTACAGCGAGGAAACCACTCAGGACGTCTATCTCCAGGTGTGGCGCTCGGCCGGGAACTTCGATCCCGCCGCCGGATCGGCGCTGTCCTGGCTGATGACCCTGGCCCATCGCAGGGCCGTGGACCGGGTGCGTTCGGAGCAGGCGGCGACGACGCGCGAGTCCCGCTACGGTGCCGCGAACGTCGAATTGGCCAGCGACAACGTGAGCGACGCGGTGATCTCCCGCGAAGAGCGACAGGAGGTCGTTTCCTGCCTGGACGGCCTGACCGACCTGCAACGAGAATGTATCCAAATGGCGTACTACGACGGCCTGACCTACGTGCAGGTGTCCGAAAAGCTGTCAGCCAACCTGGCGACGGTGAAGTCGCGCATGCGTGACGCACTCCGCGGGCTGCGCAACTGCCTGGGGGTGCGATGA
- a CDS encoding DUF1365 domain-containing protein, translating into MDTSTPALYRTRVMHLRRAPAHHYFEHTGYSWYIDVDAPPRLPAFLRSFARFEAQDHFEEPADGPDTLRRRVEQVLAEHDVYLPGGRITALLQARVLGYVFNPLSLFWCHDATGEVRAVIAEVHNTYGDRHAYLLPPDQGQPAVVPKQLYVSPFQGNDGHYLVRAPRPDDRLDITISLHRDDEPAFVATLRGTRRSASAAQVARLQLTAPLAPLMGALAIRTHAAALMLRGVPTVPREIPVHSAAGAQGVHGP; encoded by the coding sequence TTGGACACGAGCACCCCCGCGCTGTACCGCACCCGTGTCATGCATCTGCGCCGCGCGCCGGCGCATCACTACTTCGAGCACACGGGTTACAGCTGGTACATCGACGTTGACGCACCGCCGCGGTTGCCTGCGTTCTTGCGCTCCTTCGCGCGGTTCGAGGCCCAGGACCACTTCGAGGAACCGGCCGACGGACCCGACACCCTGCGCCGACGCGTCGAGCAGGTGCTGGCGGAACACGACGTGTATCTGCCCGGCGGCCGGATCACCGCGCTGCTGCAGGCCCGGGTGCTCGGATATGTGTTCAATCCGCTGAGCCTGTTCTGGTGTCACGACGCCACCGGTGAGGTTCGCGCCGTCATCGCCGAGGTCCACAACACCTACGGCGACCGGCACGCCTACCTCCTGCCCCCGGATCAGGGCCAGCCGGCGGTGGTGCCCAAACAGCTCTACGTCTCCCCCTTCCAGGGCAACGACGGCCACTACCTGGTGCGGGCGCCGCGCCCCGACGACCGCCTGGACATCACGATCTCGCTGCACCGCGACGATGAGCCCGCGTTTGTGGCGACGCTGCGCGGCACCCGCCGCAGTGCCAGTGCGGCCCAGGTGGCCAGGCTGCAGCTGACGGCACCGTTGGCCCCGCTGATGGGGGCGTTGGCGATCCGCACCCACGCCGCCGCCCTGATGCTGCGCGGCGTGCCGACCGTCCCGCGGGAGATCCCCGTGCACTCCGCCGCCGGGGCCCAGGGGGTGCACGGACCATGA
- a CDS encoding ANTAR domain-containing protein, whose amino-acid sequence MPRNTLIPSTDSRYLDIAKGVLVALRGCSADDAFTEIARTSKQFGLGTLTLARALVQLAEGSMAIVAGPAAEAATQTWGHLIAGSRGAAQPA is encoded by the coding sequence TTGCCTCGGAACACACTCATCCCGTCCACCGACAGTCGGTACCTGGATATCGCCAAAGGTGTCCTGGTGGCACTGCGCGGCTGTAGCGCCGACGACGCGTTCACCGAGATCGCCCGCACCTCCAAGCAGTTCGGGCTCGGCACCTTGACGCTGGCGCGGGCCCTGGTCCAGCTGGCCGAAGGCTCGATGGCCATCGTCGCCGGGCCTGCTGCCGAGGCGGCGACCCAGACCTGGGGGCATCTGATCGCGGGTAGTCGCGGCGCCGCGCAGCCCGCCTGA
- a CDS encoding poly-gamma-glutamate hydrolase family protein — MSVRHLYFAYGSNLCVQQMARRCPDAATPRPAVLTDHDWLINERGVATVEPFTGSRVHGVVWEVSDRDLATLDSAEGVPVRYRRDRMTVQTDDGPTSVWVYIDHRVEPGAPRPGYLERIIAGAVHHGLPPRWVEFLRRWDPVHWPRQLGPATAGAPQSLTDLLAVPGVVERATLRSRFGFMAIHGGGLERMTDVIAERAADAAGASVYAVHHPDHYPDHLASALYRPAESAQLQQFLDHVDIVVSVHGYGRLGRSTHLLAGGTNRTLAEHLHRHVVVPGYHVITDLDEIPPELRGLHPDNPVNLPRHGGVQVELSPRVRGISPRSAMPGDDGLSPATSALVQGLAAAARTWV; from the coding sequence GTGTCGGTCCGTCACCTCTATTTCGCGTACGGGTCCAACCTGTGCGTGCAGCAGATGGCGCGCCGCTGTCCCGATGCCGCGACACCGCGTCCGGCGGTCCTGACCGATCACGACTGGCTGATCAACGAACGCGGGGTTGCCACCGTCGAGCCCTTCACCGGCTCGCGCGTGCACGGGGTCGTCTGGGAGGTGTCCGACCGCGACCTGGCCACGCTGGACAGTGCCGAAGGGGTGCCGGTGCGCTACCGCCGCGACCGGATGACGGTGCAGACCGACGACGGACCGACATCGGTCTGGGTCTACATCGACCACCGGGTGGAACCGGGAGCACCGCGACCCGGCTACCTCGAGCGCATCATCGCCGGCGCCGTGCACCACGGGTTGCCGCCACGCTGGGTGGAGTTCCTGCGGCGCTGGGATCCGGTGCACTGGCCGCGGCAGCTGGGTCCGGCGACGGCCGGTGCACCGCAGTCGCTGACCGACCTGCTGGCCGTTCCGGGAGTGGTCGAAAGGGCTACGCTGCGCTCCCGATTCGGGTTCATGGCCATCCACGGCGGCGGGCTCGAACGCATGACAGACGTGATCGCCGAGCGGGCGGCCGACGCGGCGGGCGCCTCGGTGTATGCCGTGCACCACCCTGACCACTACCCCGACCACCTCGCCTCCGCGCTGTACCGGCCGGCCGAGTCCGCGCAGTTACAGCAGTTCCTCGACCACGTCGACATCGTGGTGTCCGTGCACGGCTACGGCCGGCTGGGTCGCAGCACCCACCTGCTCGCCGGCGGGACCAACCGCACCCTGGCAGAGCACCTCCACCGTCACGTCGTCGTACCGGGTTACCACGTCATCACCGACCTCGACGAGATCCCGCCCGAGTTGCGCGGCCTGCACCCGGACAACCCGGTGAATCTCCCCCGCCACGGCGGGGTGCAGGTGGAACTGTCGCCGCGGGTGCGCGGCATCAGCCCGCGCAGTGCGATGCCCGGTGACGACGGTCTGAGCCCGGCCACCTCGGCGCTGGTTCAGGGGTTGGCCGCCGCCGCCCGCACCTGGGTGTGA
- a CDS encoding Nramp family divalent metal transporter has product MSQVTRAPLRSGFVLLGPAFVAAIAYVDPGNVAANVSAGAQFGFLLVWVIVLANVMAGLVQFLSAKLGLVTGRSLPEAVADHTRRRTRIAYWLQAELVAMATDLAEVVGGAIALYLLFDLPLLVGGIITGAVSLVLLLVQDRRGQKVFERVITGLLLVIAIGFLTSLVVAPPSVDDVAAGLIPRFDGAESVLLATAMLGATVMPHAVYLHSGLARDRHGHPAAGAPRRRLLQVTKWDVALAMLVAGAVNLAMLLVAATTLQGRDDTDSIEGAHAAVQDTLGPTIALLFAIGLLASGLASTSVGAYAGAMIMDGLLKISVPILVRRLVTLIPALVILGIGFDPSRALVLSQVVLSFGIPFALIPLVRLTSDRRLMGDDANHRVTTALGWAVAALISVLNVVLIYLTVTG; this is encoded by the coding sequence TTGAGCCAGGTCACCCGAGCGCCTCTGCGGTCCGGATTCGTTCTGCTGGGGCCGGCGTTCGTCGCCGCCATCGCCTACGTCGACCCAGGCAACGTCGCCGCCAACGTCAGCGCCGGCGCGCAGTTCGGATTCCTGCTGGTGTGGGTGATCGTGCTGGCCAACGTGATGGCCGGGCTGGTGCAGTTCCTGTCCGCCAAACTGGGCCTGGTCACGGGGCGCTCACTGCCGGAGGCCGTCGCCGACCACACCCGCAGGCGCACCCGGATCGCCTACTGGCTGCAGGCCGAATTGGTGGCCATGGCAACCGATCTTGCCGAAGTGGTGGGCGGGGCCATCGCGCTGTACCTCTTGTTCGACCTGCCGCTGCTGGTCGGCGGCATCATCACCGGAGCGGTGTCACTGGTGCTGCTGCTGGTACAGGACCGCCGCGGGCAGAAGGTGTTCGAGCGGGTCATCACCGGACTGCTGCTGGTCATCGCGATCGGCTTCCTGACCAGCCTGGTGGTGGCACCCCCGTCCGTCGACGACGTGGCCGCCGGATTGATCCCCAGGTTCGACGGTGCCGAGAGCGTGCTGCTGGCCACCGCCATGCTGGGCGCGACGGTCATGCCGCACGCGGTCTACCTGCACTCCGGGCTGGCCCGCGACCGGCACGGACATCCGGCGGCGGGCGCACCGCGACGGCGGCTGTTGCAGGTGACCAAATGGGATGTGGCACTGGCCATGCTGGTGGCCGGCGCGGTGAACCTGGCGATGCTGCTGGTGGCCGCCACCACTCTGCAGGGGCGCGACGACACCGACTCCATCGAAGGCGCCCACGCCGCGGTCCAGGACACCCTGGGGCCCACCATCGCGCTGCTGTTCGCCATCGGCCTGCTGGCCTCAGGGCTGGCCTCCACCTCGGTGGGCGCATACGCCGGCGCGATGATCATGGACGGGCTGCTCAAGATCTCCGTTCCCATCCTGGTGCGACGGCTGGTCACACTGATCCCCGCACTGGTGATCCTGGGCATCGGCTTCGACCCCAGTCGCGCCCTGGTGCTCTCCCAGGTGGTGCTGTCGTTCGGCATCCCCTTCGCCCTGATTCCGCTGGTTCGCCTGACCAGCGACCGCCGGTTGATGGGGGACGACGCCAACCACCGGGTCACCACCGCACTCGGGTGGGCGGTCGCGGCGTTGATTAGTGTGCTGAATGTGGTGCTCATCTATCTGACCGTGACGGGCTGA
- a CDS encoding SDR family oxidoreductase translates to MILDKFRLDDRVAVVTGAGRGLGAAIAVAFAQAGADVVIASRTQSELETVAAAVRETGRHARIVVGDLADPDTTAGLARVAAETFGKLDIVVNNVGGTMPGALLDTPTQAFKNAFTFNVMTAHALTSAAVPLMLEHSGGGSVINITSTMGRLAGRGFAAYGTAKAALAHYTRLSALDLAPRVRVNAIAPGSILTSALEVVASNDELRTPMERATPMRRLGDPDDIAAAAVYLASPAASYLTGKTLEVDGGLTFPNLDLPIPDL, encoded by the coding sequence ATGATCCTCGACAAATTCCGCTTGGACGACCGGGTGGCGGTGGTGACCGGAGCGGGGCGCGGCCTCGGTGCGGCGATCGCCGTGGCATTCGCGCAGGCAGGTGCCGATGTGGTGATCGCGTCGCGCACCCAATCCGAACTGGAGACCGTCGCGGCCGCCGTCCGTGAGACGGGCCGCCACGCGCGCATCGTGGTGGGCGACCTCGCCGACCCGGACACCACCGCGGGCCTGGCGCGCGTCGCGGCCGAGACGTTCGGCAAACTCGACATCGTGGTCAACAACGTCGGCGGCACCATGCCAGGCGCTTTGCTGGACACCCCGACCCAGGCCTTCAAGAATGCATTCACGTTCAACGTGATGACGGCGCACGCGCTGACTTCCGCTGCGGTGCCGTTGATGTTGGAGCACAGCGGCGGCGGCAGCGTCATCAACATCACGTCGACGATGGGACGTCTGGCCGGGCGCGGGTTTGCCGCTTATGGTACGGCGAAGGCGGCGCTGGCTCATTACACCCGGCTCTCCGCGTTGGACCTGGCCCCGCGGGTGCGCGTCAACGCCATCGCGCCGGGCTCCATCCTGACCTCCGCGCTCGAGGTGGTGGCGTCCAACGACGAGCTACGGACCCCCATGGAGCGGGCCACGCCGATGCGCCGCCTCGGCGATCCCGACGACATCGCGGCGGCGGCCGTGTATCTGGCTTCGCCTGCCGCGAGCTACCTCACCGGTAAGACCCTCGAGGTGGACGGCGGACTGACGTTTCCCAACTTGGACCTGCCCATCCCGGACCTGTGA
- a CDS encoding type III polyketide synthase, producing the protein MTDAPALCAAPAIAAAAVEFPPHRYAQKDVIGALADFAGPEFHRFATAAGVEYRNLALPPERYPTLNGFSEANAAYLEVALDLGERALTSALDKAGLQASDVDVIFSTTVTGLAVPTVEARLAGRMGLRADVKRVPLFGLGCVAGAAGVARMHDYLRAYPDQVAVLLAVELCSLTVQRDDMSVANLVASSLFGDGAAAVVATGAHRTRTGPQVLASRSRLYPDTEAVMGWDIGSQGFKIVLSAEVPDIAEKYLGEDVALFLSEFGLTPADISTWVSHPGGPKVIDAIQDVLDLPADALDHTRRSLRENGNLSSASVLDVLRANLAEPPAAGSYGLMIAMGPGFCSELVLLRW; encoded by the coding sequence ATGACCGACGCCCCAGCACTCTGCGCGGCCCCCGCAATCGCGGCAGCCGCAGTGGAATTCCCGCCGCACCGATACGCCCAGAAGGACGTGATCGGGGCGCTGGCCGACTTCGCCGGCCCGGAGTTCCACCGCTTCGCGACCGCCGCCGGTGTGGAGTACCGGAACCTTGCGCTGCCGCCGGAGCGGTACCCCACGCTGAACGGCTTCTCGGAGGCCAACGCCGCCTACCTCGAGGTGGCGCTGGACCTAGGGGAGCGGGCGCTGACGTCGGCCCTGGACAAGGCAGGACTGCAGGCCTCCGACGTCGATGTCATCTTCTCCACCACCGTCACCGGCCTGGCGGTGCCGACCGTGGAGGCGCGTCTGGCCGGTCGCATGGGACTGCGTGCGGACGTCAAACGGGTGCCGCTGTTCGGGCTGGGCTGTGTGGCCGGCGCCGCCGGAGTGGCCCGGATGCACGACTACCTCCGGGCCTACCCGGATCAGGTGGCGGTTCTATTGGCCGTCGAGCTGTGCTCACTGACAGTGCAACGGGACGACATGTCGGTGGCGAACCTGGTGGCCTCCAGCCTGTTCGGCGACGGCGCCGCAGCCGTCGTGGCCACCGGGGCCCACCGCACCCGCACCGGACCGCAGGTGCTGGCCAGCCGCAGCCGGCTCTATCCGGACACCGAGGCTGTGATGGGCTGGGACATCGGCTCACAGGGCTTCAAGATCGTGTTGTCCGCCGAGGTGCCCGACATCGCCGAGAAGTACCTGGGCGAGGATGTCGCGCTGTTCCTGTCCGAATTCGGGCTCACCCCGGCCGACATCTCCACCTGGGTGTCGCACCCCGGCGGGCCGAAGGTGATCGACGCGATCCAGGACGTCCTGGATCTGCCTGCCGATGCGTTGGACCACACCCGGAGGTCGTTGCGCGAGAACGGGAACCTGTCCTCGGCGTCGGTGCTCGACGTGCTGCGGGCCAACCTCGCCGAGCCGCCCGCCGCGGGCAGCTACGGCCTGATGATCGCCATGGGCCCGGGGTTCTGCTCCGAGCTCGTGCTGCTGAGGTGGTGA
- a CDS encoding isoprenylcysteine carboxyl methyltransferase family protein, with the protein MYYLLILVVALERLAELVVSKRNASWAFANGGKEFGRGHYPVMVAIHTALLVGCVVEVWALDRPFIPWLGWTMFVVAVLSQVLRWWCITTLGKRWNTLVIVIPDAPLVKTGPYKYTWLHHPNYLVVVIEGIALPMIHTAWITAICFTLANAWLLSVRLRVENEALGYTVKS; encoded by the coding sequence GTGTATTACCTGCTGATCCTGGTGGTCGCCCTCGAGCGACTGGCCGAACTGGTGGTCTCGAAGCGAAACGCCTCGTGGGCATTCGCCAATGGCGGCAAAGAATTCGGCCGCGGGCACTACCCGGTGATGGTGGCCATCCACACCGCCCTGCTGGTCGGGTGCGTGGTCGAGGTGTGGGCGCTGGACCGGCCCTTCATCCCATGGCTGGGCTGGACCATGTTCGTGGTCGCGGTGTTGAGCCAGGTGCTGCGCTGGTGGTGCATCACCACCCTGGGTAAACGGTGGAACACCCTGGTGATCGTCATTCCCGATGCGCCGCTGGTGAAGACGGGCCCGTACAAGTACACCTGGCTGCACCACCCCAACTATCTCGTTGTGGTGATCGAGGGCATCGCGTTGCCGATGATCCACACCGCGTGGATCACCGCGATCTGCTTCACGCTGGCCAACGCCTGGTTGCTCAGTGTGCGGCTGCGGGTGGAGAATGAAGCCTTGGGTTACACCGTGAAGTCATGA
- a CDS encoding NAD(P)/FAD-dependent oxidoreductase — MSGFDTDVLVVGGGPGGLATALHARARGLSVIVAEPRDSPIDKACGEGLMPGGLAELAALGVDPAGMPFRGIAYSDGKRRAQALFRDGMGRGVRRTTLHAALAARAKEQDTEWVSAKVTSVSQDADGVTAGGIRARYLVGADGLHSAVRRSVGIDAAVGSPRRVGLRRHFHVPVWSEFVEVHWSPFGEAYVTPVEPDLVGVAILSTHRADLSRFPWLQERLRGVESTRERGCGPLRQVVSRRVAGRVLLVGDAAGYEDALTGEGMSLAVKQAAAAVAAIAAERPADYEKDWQRITRRYRLLTRGLVLATATRFGKNAIVPAAASLPPVFRLAVNTLGH; from the coding sequence ATGAGTGGCTTCGACACCGACGTTCTGGTGGTGGGTGGCGGTCCTGGTGGACTGGCCACCGCCCTGCATGCCCGCGCCCGCGGGTTGTCGGTGATCGTGGCCGAGCCGCGGGATTCCCCGATCGACAAGGCATGTGGCGAAGGGTTGATGCCCGGGGGGTTGGCCGAACTGGCCGCCCTGGGAGTGGACCCGGCCGGTATGCCGTTTCGCGGCATCGCCTATTCCGACGGCAAGCGCCGCGCCCAGGCGCTGTTCCGCGACGGGATGGGACGCGGAGTGCGTCGCACCACGCTGCACGCCGCCCTGGCCGCGCGGGCCAAAGAACAGGACACCGAGTGGGTGTCGGCGAAGGTGACCTCGGTCAGCCAGGACGCCGACGGTGTGACCGCAGGCGGGATCCGGGCCCGCTACCTGGTGGGCGCCGACGGGCTGCACTCCGCGGTGCGCCGCTCGGTGGGCATCGATGCAGCGGTCGGCAGTCCGCGACGGGTGGGGCTGCGCAGGCACTTTCACGTCCCGGTCTGGTCGGAGTTCGTCGAGGTGCACTGGTCACCGTTCGGCGAGGCCTATGTGACGCCGGTGGAGCCGGACCTGGTGGGCGTGGCGATCCTGAGCACCCACCGTGCCGACCTCAGCCGCTTTCCGTGGCTGCAGGAGCGGTTGCGCGGCGTCGAGTCCACCAGGGAGCGCGGTTGCGGACCGCTGCGGCAGGTGGTTTCGCGGCGGGTGGCCGGGCGGGTGCTGCTGGTAGGTGACGCCGCGGGCTACGAGGACGCGCTCACCGGCGAAGGCATGAGCCTGGCGGTCAAGCAGGCCGCGGCGGCTGTTGCGGCCATCGCCGCCGAGCGGCCGGCGGATTACGAGAAGGACTGGCAGCGCATCACCCGCCGCTACCGACTGCTCACGCGCGGGCTGGTGCTGGCCACCGCCACCCGGTTCGGCAAGAACGCGATCGTGCCCGCCGCCGCGTCCCTGCCGCCGGTGTTCCGGTTGGCGGTCAACACACTGGGGCACTAG
- a CDS encoding CaiB/BaiF CoA transferase family protein, producing MSAAALDGLVVLDFSRVLAGPYATMMLGDLGADVIKIERPGLGDDTREWGPPYDTDGVATYFNAVNRNKRSLVLDLTDAGDVARARELVATADVVVENFRPGTMEKLGLGYDTLCELRPGLIYCSITGFGHGGGAALPGYDLLIQAVGGLMSVTGPEAGQPTKVGVAVVDVLAGLHATVGILAALSHRNRTGEGQRVETTLLSTLLSSMVNQASGFLGAGAVPAIMGNRHPSITPYQTFDTADRPIALAVGNDKQFALLCRALELDDLADDPRFRTNALRVANREALCDKLVAVLRTRGADHWYIVLTGLGVPAGPINDMAEAFAFADALGLKPTVTIPGSPTPQVANPITLSATPPTYRCPPPRLGQSSD from the coding sequence ATGAGCGCCGCCGCTCTCGACGGCCTGGTGGTCCTCGACTTCAGCCGCGTCCTGGCCGGTCCCTACGCCACCATGATGCTCGGCGACCTCGGCGCCGACGTCATCAAGATCGAACGCCCCGGGCTCGGCGACGACACCCGCGAGTGGGGACCGCCCTATGACACCGACGGGGTAGCCACCTACTTCAACGCCGTCAACCGCAACAAGCGGTCCCTGGTGCTCGACCTGACCGATGCCGGCGACGTGGCCCGCGCCCGCGAGCTGGTGGCCACCGCCGACGTCGTGGTCGAGAACTTCCGCCCCGGCACCATGGAGAAACTGGGCCTGGGCTATGACACCCTCTGCGAGCTTCGCCCCGGCCTGATCTACTGCTCCATCACCGGGTTCGGCCACGGCGGCGGCGCCGCACTGCCCGGCTATGACCTGTTGATCCAGGCCGTCGGCGGGTTGATGAGTGTCACCGGCCCCGAGGCCGGGCAGCCCACCAAGGTCGGGGTTGCCGTTGTCGACGTGCTTGCCGGGCTGCACGCCACCGTCGGCATCCTGGCTGCCCTGTCCCATCGAAACCGCACCGGGGAAGGCCAGCGCGTGGAGACCACTCTGCTCTCGACGCTGCTCTCGTCGATGGTCAACCAGGCCTCCGGATTTCTGGGTGCCGGCGCGGTACCTGCCATCATGGGCAACCGCCATCCCAGCATCACCCCGTATCAGACGTTCGACACCGCTGACCGGCCGATTGCCCTGGCAGTGGGCAACGACAAACAGTTCGCACTGCTGTGTCGCGCCCTCGAACTCGACGACCTGGCCGACGACCCCCGCTTCCGCACCAACGCCCTGCGTGTCGCAAATCGAGAGGCATTGTGCGACAAGCTGGTAGCTGTGCTGCGTACCCGCGGCGCCGACCACTGGTACATAGTGTTGACCGGGCTCGGCGTCCCGGCCGGACCCATCAACGACATGGCCGAAGCCTTCGCCTTCGCCGACGCGCTGGGACTGAAGCCGACGGTGACGATCCCCGGCAGCCCCACACCGCAGGTGGCGAACCCCATCACGCTGTCGGCGACACCGCCGACCTACCGTTGTCCCCCACCGCGGTTGGGGCAGTCCAGCGACTAG
- a CDS encoding aldehyde dehydrogenase family protein: protein MTATTHAALQHLVAGEWITGSGTEVRSLNPARPTTVLAAGACATDADLDTAVAAAAAAQRTWARTPIHQRGTVLLQAATIVDRNAEAWGRDLAAEEGKTLAEGVGEVRRAAQILRYYGNEGDRHAGDIYSSPRAGEQILVTRKPVGVVAVITPFNFPIAIPAWKIAPALIYGNAVVWKPASTVPLLAMHLASALHEAGLPPGVLNLLIGGSGLGDGIVGHAGVDAVTFTGSTGIGRRIAAAAATRGVPAQCEMGGKNAAVVLDDADLDLAVEQVMLGAFRSSGQKCTATSRLILTDGIADRFLQQLTERAATLRVGDPTEGSTEMGPVVSESAHTTITCGIETATIQGASVLTGGARYTEGPLADGYFIAPTVLELPGTEADLWTDELFGPVLAVRRAADADEAFTLANDSEFGLSAAVFTQDLTRALEAVEHLDVGVLHINSESAGADPHVPFGGAKKSGLGPKEQGSAAREFFTHTTTVYLRGGAPSV from the coding sequence ATGACCGCCACCACCCACGCTGCGCTGCAGCACCTTGTCGCCGGAGAATGGATCACCGGCAGCGGCACCGAGGTGCGCAGCCTCAATCCCGCCCGGCCCACCACTGTGCTGGCCGCCGGGGCTTGCGCCACCGACGCCGATCTCGACACTGCTGTCGCGGCCGCCGCAGCCGCTCAGCGAACCTGGGCGCGCACCCCGATCCACCAGCGCGGCACGGTGCTGTTGCAAGCCGCCACCATCGTCGACCGGAACGCCGAGGCCTGGGGTCGTGATCTGGCCGCCGAGGAGGGCAAGACGCTGGCCGAAGGTGTCGGGGAAGTCCGCCGCGCCGCGCAGATCCTGCGGTACTACGGCAACGAAGGCGACCGGCATGCCGGCGACATCTACTCCTCGCCGCGTGCCGGGGAACAGATTTTGGTCACCCGCAAACCCGTCGGCGTAGTTGCTGTCATCACCCCGTTCAACTTCCCCATCGCCATCCCGGCCTGGAAGATCGCGCCTGCGTTGATCTACGGCAATGCGGTGGTGTGGAAACCGGCATCCACCGTGCCGCTGCTGGCCATGCATCTGGCCTCGGCGCTGCACGAGGCCGGGTTACCGCCCGGGGTGCTCAACCTGCTCATCGGCGGATCAGGACTCGGCGACGGGATCGTCGGCCACGCCGGGGTGGACGCGGTGACGTTCACCGGCTCGACCGGCATCGGTCGGCGGATCGCGGCCGCCGCCGCTACGCGCGGGGTCCCGGCACAATGCGAGATGGGCGGCAAGAACGCCGCCGTCGTCCTCGACGACGCCGACCTCGACCTCGCGGTCGAGCAGGTGATGCTCGGGGCATTCCGGTCCAGCGGCCAGAAGTGCACCGCCACATCACGATTGATCCTCACCGACGGTATCGCTGACCGGTTCCTGCAGCAGTTGACCGAGCGGGCCGCCACACTGCGGGTGGGCGACCCCACCGAGGGCAGCACCGAGATGGGCCCGGTGGTCAGCGAGTCCGCGCACACGACAATCACCTGCGGCATCGAGACCGCCACCATCCAGGGTGCGTCCGTGCTGACCGGCGGGGCCCGTTACACCGAGGGACCGCTGGCTGACGGGTACTTCATCGCACCCACCGTGCTGGAGCTGCCCGGCACCGAGGCCGATCTCTGGACCGACGAGCTGTTCGGGCCCGTGCTGGCGGTGCGCCGCGCCGCCGACGCCGACGAGGCGTTCACGCTGGCCAACGACAGCGAATTCGGGCTCTCGGCAGCGGTGTTCACCCAGGACCTGACCCGTGCGCTGGAAGCCGTGGAACATCTCGATGTCGGTGTGCTGCACATCAATTCCGAGTCGGCCGGGGCCGACCCGCATGTGCCGTTCGGCGGGGCGAAGAAGAGCGGGCTGGGACCCAAGGAGCAGGGCTCGGCGGCGCGGGAGTTCTTCACCCACACCACCACCGTGTACCTGCGCGGCGGAGCGCCGAGCGTATGA